A section of the Ciceribacter thiooxidans genome encodes:
- a CDS encoding TlyA family RNA methyltransferase: MTTTDPQRLDQLLVALDIVASRSRARDAIQRGTVKVDGKVVTKPSLVFSTDVTIEIDDPAQDYVSRAALKLVAGLDHFGLDPSGQECLDVGASTGGFTEVLLKRGAAHVTAIDVGHDQMHPRVAADPRVTNIEGLNARYLESEDIGDRPISFVVSDVSFISLKLALPPALDLAEPGSHCLLLVKPQFEAGRDAISKAGLLKDPASAPAVAAELERWLVEDIGWQSLGLIASPIAGGDGNQEFLLAGRKP; the protein is encoded by the coding sequence ATGACCACAACCGATCCCCAACGCCTCGACCAGTTGCTGGTCGCCCTCGATATCGTCGCCAGCCGCTCGCGGGCGCGCGATGCGATCCAGCGCGGCACCGTCAAGGTCGACGGCAAGGTCGTCACCAAGCCGAGCCTTGTCTTTTCAACAGACGTGACGATCGAGATTGACGATCCGGCGCAGGACTATGTCTCTCGCGCGGCGCTGAAGCTCGTCGCCGGCCTCGATCATTTCGGTCTCGACCCATCGGGACAGGAATGCCTCGATGTCGGCGCCTCCACCGGCGGCTTCACCGAAGTGCTGCTGAAGCGGGGCGCTGCCCATGTGACGGCTATCGACGTCGGCCACGACCAGATGCACCCCCGCGTCGCCGCCGATCCCCGCGTCACCAATATCGAGGGGCTCAACGCCCGCTATCTCGAAAGCGAGGATATCGGCGACCGGCCGATCTCCTTCGTCGTTTCAGATGTCTCCTTCATCTCGCTGAAGCTCGCCCTGCCGCCGGCGCTCGACTTGGCGGAGCCGGGTAGCCACTGCCTGCTGCTGGTCAAGCCGCAGTTCGAGGCGGGGCGCGATGCGATCAGCAAGGCCGGCCTCTTGAAGGATCCGGCCTCGGCACCGGCGGTTGCCGCCGAACTCGAGCGCTGGCTCGTCGAGGACATCGGCTGGCAGAGCCTCGGTCTCATTGCCTCTCCGATCGCCGGCGGTGACGGCAACCAGGAATTCCTCCTCGCAGGGCGCAAACCATGA
- a CDS encoding pirin family protein, translated as MSFFPGIDPAAGDAPACDAIEHLIIPRTSDIGGLAVRRALPSAKRRLVGPFIFFDRMGPAVLKAGEALDVRPHPHIGLSTVTYLFDGEIKHRDSLGTTLVIRPGDINLMTAGRGIVHSERTPENLRGSPLSISGLQTWIALPDEKEEIDPAFAHTGRDAMPVFDDHGASGRVVIGSLSGMASPVGVFSDTLYVDLALVPGATFPFDAGHEERAAYVLSGEVEIAGDRFGADQLLVFRPGDAITLKGGVDGCHVMLFGGAPLASPRHVWWNFVSSSKERIEKAKEEWRTGRFDIVPGDEDEFVPLPERR; from the coding sequence ATGTCGTTCTTTCCCGGAATCGACCCAGCCGCCGGCGACGCGCCGGCCTGCGACGCCATCGAACATCTCATCATTCCACGGACCAGCGACATCGGCGGGCTTGCCGTGCGTCGTGCGCTGCCCTCGGCCAAACGACGTCTGGTCGGCCCCTTCATCTTTTTCGACCGCATGGGCCCGGCCGTGCTGAAGGCGGGCGAGGCGCTCGACGTGCGCCCGCATCCGCATATCGGCCTCTCGACCGTCACCTATCTCTTCGACGGCGAGATCAAGCACCGCGACAGCCTCGGGACGACGCTCGTCATCCGTCCCGGCGACATCAACCTGATGACGGCGGGCAGGGGGATCGTCCATTCCGAACGCACGCCGGAAAACCTGCGTGGCAGCCCGCTCTCGATTTCCGGCCTGCAGACCTGGATCGCTCTTCCCGACGAGAAGGAGGAGATCGACCCCGCATTCGCCCATACCGGGCGTGACGCGATGCCCGTCTTTGACGACCACGGCGCCAGCGGGCGGGTGGTGATCGGCAGTCTTTCCGGCATGGCCTCGCCGGTCGGGGTCTTCTCCGACACGCTCTATGTCGACCTGGCGCTCGTGCCCGGCGCCACTTTCCCGTTCGATGCCGGCCACGAGGAGCGCGCCGCTTATGTCCTGTCCGGGGAGGTGGAGATCGCCGGCGATCGTTTCGGCGCCGACCAGTTGCTGGTTTTCCGCCCCGGCGACGCGATCACGCTGAAGGGAGGGGTCGACGGTTGTCACGTCATGCTTTTCGGTGGCGCTCCGCTTGCTTCCCCGCGTCACGTCTGGTGGAACTTCGTTTCCTCGTCGAAGGAACGCATCGAAAAGGCCAAGGAGGAATGGCGTACCGGCAGATTCGACATTGTTCCCGGCGACGAAGACGAGTTTGTCCCTTTGCCCGAGCGTCGTTAA
- a CDS encoding DUF4424 domain-containing protein — protein sequence MKKALLVLLSSVAVAPAAIANDTMAELKAGGLVYVQTTEVSMESEDLFISPDKVTVDYVFRNGSDKDVESYIAFPMPDITTGPAANIAIGDTQSDNFLGFVVKQDGEEITPELQQRVYAMGIDMTDEVKARGVSLLPFSDATYAALEKLPPDVLSDWTARGLVFDDAYDAGKGWEHHPMPLWTLKSAYWWKTTFPAGKEVRVHHEYRPGVGGTAGLSFIQDGKPGYSYEEYLKKYCIDSAFMKTAAKLEKAANDQTGPYFMESWISYVLTTGANWGGSIKHFKLTVDKGSPKNYVSFCGEGVRKVGPTTFEMTAEDFYPQKDLDFLLLVPSE from the coding sequence ATGAAGAAAGCTCTCCTGGTTCTCCTTTCGAGTGTCGCTGTCGCGCCGGCGGCGATCGCCAACGACACGATGGCGGAACTGAAAGCCGGCGGCCTCGTCTACGTGCAGACGACTGAGGTCTCCATGGAAAGCGAAGACCTCTTTATCTCGCCGGACAAGGTGACCGTCGACTATGTCTTCCGCAACGGCTCCGACAAGGACGTCGAATCCTACATCGCCTTCCCGATGCCCGACATCACGACCGGCCCCGCCGCCAACATAGCGATCGGCGACACGCAGTCCGACAACTTCCTCGGCTTCGTCGTGAAGCAGGACGGCGAGGAGATCACGCCGGAGTTGCAGCAGCGCGTCTACGCGATGGGGATCGACATGACCGACGAGGTGAAGGCGCGCGGCGTCTCCCTCCTGCCCTTCAGCGACGCGACTTATGCGGCCCTCGAAAAGCTTCCCCCGGACGTGCTTTCCGACTGGACGGCGCGCGGCCTCGTCTTCGACGACGCCTACGACGCGGGCAAGGGCTGGGAGCACCATCCGATGCCGCTCTGGACGCTGAAGTCCGCCTACTGGTGGAAGACGACCTTCCCCGCGGGCAAGGAGGTGCGCGTCCATCACGAATACAGGCCCGGTGTCGGCGGCACCGCCGGCCTCTCCTTCATCCAGGACGGAAAGCCGGGCTACAGCTACGAGGAATACCTCAAGAAGTACTGCATCGACAGTGCCTTCATGAAGACGGCGGCCAAGCTCGAAAAGGCGGCCAACGACCAGACCGGTCCTTATTTCATGGAGAGCTGGATCTCCTACGTGCTCACCACCGGGGCGAACTGGGGTGGGTCGATCAAGCATTTCAAGCTGACCGTCGACAAGGGAAGCCCGAAGAATTACGTCAGCTTCTGTGGCGAAGGCGTCCGGAAGGTCGGCCCGACCACGTTCGAGATGACGGCCGAGGACTTCTACCCGCAAAAGGACCTCGATTTTCTGCTGCTGGTGCCTTCCGAGTAA
- a CDS encoding class I SAM-dependent RNA methyltransferase, whose translation MSTETVTITSLGAQGDGIAHGSAGPIYVPFALPGETVAIARVKNHGTVMSTSVASPDRVQPACRHFGPEGVGGSCGGCSLQHLARPAYGAFKRSLVIAALKSKGLEPEVGPLVEAEAGERRRVVFAARRTEKGLLVGFNQAESHHIVPIEECPVISAGIFARLEAVRTIGLAAAGADAFRITVIESLTGLDVAIDGVKQLSDRQRRDVTEAVLKLRGIARVSVNGEIVIEPQKPLLDFSGIRVAPPPGAFTQATVAAEEAMARLVLDHVGKAKRVADLFAGVGTFALRLARTAQVHAVESDEKALKALDHAGRNTQGLKPVSVEKRDLFRRPLMVSELKTFDAVVFDPPRAGAEEQCKELARSAVKKVVAVSCNPLSLARDLAILVGGGYAITGVTPIDQFLWTPHVEVVATLVRR comes from the coding sequence ATGAGCACCGAAACCGTCACCATCACCAGTCTCGGCGCCCAGGGCGACGGCATCGCCCACGGCTCCGCCGGCCCGATCTACGTGCCCTTTGCCCTTCCCGGCGAAACCGTCGCGATCGCGCGGGTGAAGAACCACGGCACGGTGATGTCGACCAGTGTCGCCTCGCCGGACCGCGTCCAGCCTGCCTGTCGCCATTTCGGCCCGGAAGGGGTGGGCGGCAGTTGCGGCGGCTGTTCGCTGCAGCATCTTGCGCGGCCGGCCTATGGCGCCTTCAAGCGCTCGCTGGTGATCGCGGCGCTGAAGTCGAAGGGCCTGGAGCCGGAGGTCGGCCCGCTCGTCGAGGCGGAGGCCGGAGAACGCCGGCGCGTCGTCTTCGCCGCCCGCCGCACGGAGAAGGGCCTGCTCGTCGGCTTCAACCAGGCCGAAAGCCATCACATCGTGCCGATCGAGGAATGTCCGGTCATTTCGGCCGGCATTTTCGCGCGGCTGGAGGCGGTGCGCACGATCGGCCTTGCTGCCGCGGGTGCCGATGCCTTCCGCATCACGGTGATCGAGAGCCTCACCGGCCTCGACGTCGCGATCGACGGCGTCAAACAGCTTTCAGACCGCCAGCGCCGCGACGTGACGGAGGCCGTGCTGAAGCTTCGCGGCATCGCCCGCGTCTCGGTCAATGGCGAGATCGTGATCGAGCCGCAGAAGCCGCTTCTCGATTTCTCCGGCATCAGGGTTGCTCCGCCGCCCGGCGCCTTCACCCAGGCGACGGTTGCCGCCGAGGAGGCGATGGCGAGGCTTGTGCTCGACCATGTCGGCAAGGCGAAGCGCGTCGCCGATCTCTTCGCCGGTGTCGGCACCTTCGCGCTGCGGCTCGCGCGTACCGCCCAGGTGCATGCCGTGGAATCCGACGAGAAGGCGCTGAAGGCGCTCGATCATGCCGGCCGCAACACGCAGGGTTTGAAGCCCGTTTCGGTCGAAAAGCGTGACCTCTTCCGCCGGCCGCTGATGGTCTCGGAACTGAAGACCTTCGACGCCGTCGTCTTCGACCCGCCCCGGGCCGGGGCGGAAGAGCAATGCAAGGAACTGGCCCGCTCGGCGGTGAAAAAGGTGGTGGCGGTGAGCTGCAATCCGCTGTCGCTCGCCCGCGATCTCGCAATTCTCGTCGGGGGCGGCTATGCGATCACCGGCGTGACCCCGATCGACCAGTTCCTCTGGACGCCGCATGTCGAGGTCGTCGCGACCCTCGTCAGGCGCTGA
- a CDS encoding PhoX family protein codes for MTDVDTSKLSWDEWDELQNPPPAETDFDRVVERAISRRGFLGGVLVLGSAAAAMGTLGNLMSSTSAQAQEAASRFQFKPVPIATDNTVHVPEGYSWQPLAKWGQPLFSNVPDVDPAKGVSLENSDKVFGENTDGMELFVIGGHQVIAINHEYVNPETNLPHTEKGVPQSADDVKILQNMQGVTVMEVAEGESGWQIVLDSPFNRRIHHNTPMKLSGPAAGSELVKTAADPNGTDCLGTFNNCGAGRTPWGTYLTCEENFNGYFGSTDANFALPEDYARYGITAETRYAYEKFDERFDVSKNPNEPRRAGYVVEIDPSSATSTPVKRTALGRIKHENAAVVIARDGRVVVYMGDDERGEFLYKYVSNGIYVPGGDTSKLLDEGTLFVAKFADDGTGEWLALTPETTGMKMDEICVFTRQAASKVGATTMDRPEWVAINPVAIEAYCALTNNSKRGIKKNAGGDEMPVGGPNPREKNEYGQIVRWYPENDDHADGKFKWDLFCMAGNPDVHKDAYAGSSNINAGNMFNSPDGMMFDTTGLLWIQTDGEDSNEGDFAGQGNNQMLAGDPATGRIERFLTAPKGSEVTGQTWSADKRTHFVGIQHPDAPFPDGEGKLPRSTVIAIKRDDNAMIG; via the coding sequence ATGACCGACGTCGACACCAGCAAGCTGTCTTGGGACGAATGGGACGAACTGCAGAACCCGCCGCCGGCCGAAACCGATTTCGACCGGGTCGTCGAGCGGGCGATCTCGCGCCGCGGTTTCCTCGGCGGCGTGCTCGTCCTCGGTTCGGCCGCCGCCGCCATGGGCACGCTCGGCAACCTGATGAGCTCGACCTCGGCGCAGGCCCAGGAAGCGGCCTCGCGCTTTCAGTTCAAGCCGGTTCCGATCGCCACCGACAACACGGTCCATGTTCCGGAAGGCTACAGCTGGCAGCCGCTCGCCAAATGGGGCCAGCCGCTGTTTTCCAACGTTCCGGACGTCGATCCGGCGAAGGGCGTCAGCCTCGAAAACTCCGACAAGGTCTTCGGCGAGAATACCGACGGGATGGAGCTCTTCGTCATCGGCGGCCATCAGGTGATCGCCATCAATCATGAATACGTGAACCCGGAAACCAACCTGCCGCACACCGAAAAAGGCGTGCCGCAGTCGGCCGACGACGTGAAGATCCTGCAGAACATGCAGGGCGTGACGGTCATGGAAGTCGCCGAGGGCGAAAGCGGCTGGCAGATCGTGCTCGACAGCCCGTTCAACCGCCGCATCCACCACAACACGCCAATGAAGCTTTCGGGCCCAGCCGCCGGTTCCGAACTCGTCAAGACGGCCGCCGATCCGAACGGCACCGACTGTCTCGGCACCTTCAACAACTGCGGCGCCGGCCGTACGCCGTGGGGCACCTATCTGACCTGCGAGGAGAACTTCAACGGCTATTTCGGCTCGACGGATGCGAACTTCGCCCTGCCGGAGGACTATGCCCGGTACGGCATCACGGCCGAGACCCGCTACGCCTACGAAAAGTTCGACGAGCGCTTCGATGTCTCGAAGAACCCCAACGAGCCGCGCCGCGCCGGCTACGTGGTCGAGATCGACCCGTCGAGCGCCACGTCGACCCCGGTAAAGCGCACCGCCCTCGGCCGCATCAAGCACGAGAATGCCGCCGTGGTGATTGCCCGCGACGGGCGCGTGGTCGTCTACATGGGCGACGACGAGCGTGGCGAGTTCCTCTACAAATACGTCTCGAACGGCATCTACGTTCCGGGCGGCGATACCTCCAAGCTGCTCGACGAGGGCACGCTTTTCGTCGCGAAGTTCGCCGATGACGGAACCGGCGAATGGCTGGCGCTGACGCCGGAGACGACCGGCATGAAGATGGACGAGATCTGCGTCTTCACCCGTCAGGCCGCCTCCAAGGTCGGCGCCACGACGATGGACCGTCCGGAATGGGTGGCGATCAATCCGGTTGCCATCGAGGCCTATTGCGCACTGACCAACAACAGCAAGCGCGGCATCAAGAAGAATGCCGGTGGCGACGAGATGCCGGTCGGTGGCCCGAACCCGCGCGAGAAGAACGAGTACGGGCAGATCGTCCGCTGGTATCCGGAAAACGACGATCATGCCGACGGCAAGTTCAAGTGGGACCTGTTCTGCATGGCCGGCAATCCGGACGTTCACAAGGACGCCTATGCCGGCTCCTCCAACATCAACGCCGGCAACATGTTCAACTCGCCGGACGGCATGATGTTCGATACGACCGGCCTTCTCTGGATCCAGACGGACGGCGAGGATTCGAACGAGGGCGACTTCGCCGGTCAGGGCAACAACCAGATGCTCGCGGGCGATCCGGCCACCGGCCGCATCGAGCGCTTCCTGACCGCACCGAAGGGTTCGGAAGTCACCGGCCAGACCTGGTCGGCCGACAAGCGCACGCACTTCGTCGGCATCCAGCATCCCGACGCGCCCTTCCCGGACGGCGAAGGTAAGCTGCCGCGCTCGACCGTCATCGCGATCAAGCGCGACGACAACGCGATGATCGGCTGA
- the dxs gene encoding 1-deoxy-D-xylulose-5-phosphate synthase encodes MTSLPETPLLDKVKLPTDLRELEDRDLPQLAREVRDEMIDAVSKTGGHLGAGLGVVELTIAIHKVFNTPHDRLIFDVGHQCYPHKILTGRRDRIRTLRQEGGLSGFTRRAESEYDPFGAAHSSTSISAGLGMAVAAELSHTDRNVIAVIGDGAMSAGMAYEALNNAGALDARLIVILNDNDMSIAPPTGAMSAYLARLASGRTYMGFRDFGKKLTAYLGKSVDRALTRAVEHARGYVTGGTMFEEMGFYHIGPIDGHSFEHLLPVLRNVRDNGRGPVLIHVVTQKGKGYAPAEAAADKYHGVNKFDIITGTQAKAKPNAPSYTAVFGETLVQEATLDEKIVGITAAMPSGTGIDKLQEAFPHRTFDVGIAEQHAVTFAAGLAAEGFKPFCAIYSTFLQRAYDQVVHDVAIQRLPVRFPIDRAGLVGADGPTHAGSFDTGFLSSLPGFVVMAAADEAELKHMVRTAAAYDEGPISFRYPRGEGVGVQLPERGSILEIGKGRIVKEGTKIALLSFGTRLAECLLAAEDLDAAGLPTTVADARFAKPLDHDLIRRLAREHAVLVTVEEGAAGGFGSQVLHFLSGEGLLDHGLKIRSLVLPDVWMEQGKPEAMYEKAGLDSRGIVETVFRALGQKGFGVNAAG; translated from the coding sequence GTGACATCGCTGCCCGAGACCCCCTTGCTCGACAAGGTGAAGCTGCCGACGGACCTGCGTGAACTGGAAGACCGCGACCTGCCGCAGCTTGCCCGCGAGGTCCGCGACGAAATGATCGACGCAGTGTCGAAGACCGGCGGACACCTGGGCGCCGGCCTCGGTGTCGTCGAGCTGACGATCGCGATCCACAAGGTTTTCAACACGCCGCACGACCGGCTGATCTTCGACGTCGGACACCAGTGCTATCCCCACAAGATCCTCACCGGCCGGCGTGACCGCATCCGCACGCTGCGGCAGGAGGGTGGCCTTTCCGGCTTTACCCGTCGGGCCGAGAGCGAATACGATCCGTTCGGCGCCGCACACTCCTCGACCTCGATCTCGGCCGGCCTCGGCATGGCGGTCGCTGCCGAACTTAGCCATACCGATCGCAACGTCATCGCGGTGATCGGCGACGGCGCGATGTCGGCCGGCATGGCCTACGAGGCGCTCAACAATGCCGGCGCACTGGACGCCCGGCTGATCGTCATCCTGAACGACAACGACATGTCGATCGCGCCGCCGACCGGCGCGATGAGCGCCTATCTGGCAAGGCTCGCCTCCGGCCGCACCTATATGGGCTTCCGCGACTTCGGCAAGAAACTGACGGCCTATCTCGGCAAGAGCGTCGACCGGGCGCTTACCCGTGCGGTCGAACATGCCCGCGGCTACGTGACCGGCGGTACCATGTTCGAGGAGATGGGCTTCTACCATATCGGCCCGATCGACGGGCATTCTTTCGAGCACCTTCTGCCGGTGCTGCGCAATGTCCGCGACAACGGCAGGGGTCCGGTGCTGATCCATGTCGTGACCCAGAAGGGCAAGGGCTACGCTCCGGCGGAAGCGGCCGCCGACAAGTATCACGGCGTCAACAAGTTCGACATCATCACCGGCACGCAGGCCAAGGCGAAGCCGAACGCACCGAGCTATACCGCCGTGTTCGGCGAAACGCTGGTGCAGGAGGCGACCCTTGACGAGAAGATCGTCGGGATCACCGCGGCGATGCCCTCCGGCACCGGCATCGACAAGCTGCAGGAAGCCTTCCCTCACCGCACCTTCGACGTCGGCATTGCCGAGCAGCACGCCGTCACCTTCGCCGCGGGTCTTGCGGCGGAAGGCTTCAAACCCTTCTGCGCGATCTATTCCACCTTCCTGCAGCGCGCCTACGACCAGGTCGTTCACGACGTGGCGATCCAGAGATTGCCGGTGCGCTTCCCGATCGACCGCGCCGGCCTCGTCGGCGCCGACGGGCCGACCCATGCCGGCTCATTCGACACCGGCTTCCTCTCCTCGCTTCCCGGTTTCGTGGTCATGGCCGCCGCCGACGAGGCGGAGCTGAAGCACATGGTGCGCACGGCCGCAGCTTACGACGAAGGCCCGATCTCCTTCCGCTATCCGCGCGGTGAGGGGGTCGGCGTGCAACTGCCCGAACGCGGCTCCATCCTGGAGATCGGCAAGGGCCGGATCGTCAAGGAAGGCACCAAGATCGCCCTTCTCTCGTTCGGCACGCGCCTTGCGGAATGTCTGCTCGCAGCCGAGGACCTCGACGCCGCCGGACTTCCGACGACGGTGGCGGACGCCCGCTTCGCCAAACCTCTCGATCACGACCTCATCCGCCGGCTCGCCCGCGAGCATGCGGTGCTGGTGACCGTCGAGGAAGGGGCCGCCGGAGGCTTCGGCAGCCAGGTGCTGCACTTCCTTTCGGGCGAGGGCCTGCTCGATCACGGTCTCAAGATCCGTTCCCTCGTGCTTCCCGACGTGTGGATGGAGCAAGGCAAGCCCGAGGCGATGTATGAGAAGGCCGGCCTCGACAGTCGCGGCATCGTCGAGACGGTGTTCCGCGCGCTCGGCCAGAAGGGTTTCGGCGTGAACGCCGCGGGCTGA
- a CDS encoding sulfite exporter TauE/SafE family protein, translating to MSDAANTSIVRNRPAAFGAGAIIGTLGGLIGLGGAEFRLPLLIGVFNFAALEAVILNKAMSLVVVATALPFRAGTVSFGTIADNWTIGVNLLAGSLLGAWFGAGWAMRLKSETLHRVIAGMLVAIAVVLVLGHDATAGHAVLTGLAQLVAGVVAGFVIGIVAALLGVAGGELLIPSLILLFGADIKLAGSLSLAVSLPTMLVGFMRYSRDQSFSVLGRNKAFLFVMAAGSIIGTFVGGLLLGIVPNGVLLPTLAVILLISAVKVWRHS from the coding sequence ATGAGTGACGCCGCCAACACATCGATCGTCCGAAACCGTCCGGCCGCTTTTGGCGCGGGAGCCATCATCGGCACCCTCGGAGGCTTGATCGGCCTTGGAGGCGCGGAGTTTCGCCTGCCGCTGCTGATTGGTGTGTTCAACTTCGCGGCTCTGGAAGCGGTTATTCTCAATAAGGCGATGAGCCTTGTGGTGGTCGCAACCGCCCTGCCATTCCGTGCGGGAACCGTGTCCTTCGGCACGATTGCCGACAACTGGACGATCGGCGTCAACCTGCTTGCCGGCAGCCTTCTCGGTGCGTGGTTCGGTGCTGGCTGGGCGATGCGCCTGAAATCCGAGACACTGCACAGGGTCATTGCGGGCATGCTCGTTGCAATCGCCGTCGTGCTGGTTCTCGGGCATGACGCAACGGCCGGGCATGCCGTATTGACGGGACTGGCGCAACTCGTCGCCGGCGTCGTGGCGGGCTTCGTCATCGGCATTGTTGCGGCGCTGCTCGGCGTGGCGGGAGGCGAGTTGCTGATCCCGAGCCTGATCTTGTTGTTTGGTGCCGATATCAAACTCGCGGGAAGCCTGTCCCTCGCGGTCAGTCTTCCGACAATGCTCGTCGGCTTCATGCGTTACAGCCGCGATCAGAGCTTTTCCGTATTGGGCCGCAACAAGGCTTTTCTTTTCGTCATGGCGGCAGGGTCGATCATCGGTACCTTCGTCGGCGGCCTGCTGCTGGGTATCGTTCCGAACGGCGTGCTCCTGCCGACGCTGGCCGTGATCCTGCTGATCTCGGCCGTGAAAGTCTGGCGGCATTCCTGA
- a CDS encoding methyl-accepting chemotaxis protein, translating to MSIKNLSLSKKLIVTFMAIMAGCFVASAIVFLQAWHAKLASQEQERAEQILASVDNALESMLEQAVNQRGYLLFRSESTYNDVFANRERMLKSIAEAETLAAGDAGLVASLGAMKKAADVFHTQLTEPQLAARKNTEAPISEIIEIGRNASKGQLDAFREAAASIKQQVVAMLEAKRAEQASAHSDIQMALILGSAVAGGMAVALIWLLARSIVTPIVGMTAAMTRLAEGDHDIEVPALDRGDEVGQMAKAVVVFKDAAVEKLRLSGETEAMRLRSEEERRAAEAEKARETEEIAFAMDKLAAGLTALSEGNVAYRIRNAFAPRLDPLRIDFNNSLEKLQGALRSVGENAAAINAGAAEIRAAADDLAKRTEQQAASVEETAAALEQVTTTVKDTAMRAENAGELVARTRSGAERSGTVVRNAVAAMNEIEKSSGEIGNIIGVIEDIAFQTNLLALNAGVEAARAGDAGKGFAVVAQEVRELAQRSANAAKEIKSLISTSSAHVGTGVALVGETGSELEKIVVAVQDISQHVAAIVTASREQATGLQEINTAVNLMDQGTQQNAAMVEQQTAASHSLATEATSLNSLLAQFTLAETGERELRAASPSAASRSAGRRPAPQAATEGSGPAASPARALANRVAGAFGGGSSSAAVKQEWSEF from the coding sequence ATGTCCATAAAGAACTTGTCGCTGAGTAAAAAACTGATCGTGACCTTCATGGCGATCATGGCCGGGTGCTTCGTCGCCTCCGCCATCGTCTTCCTGCAGGCCTGGCACGCCAAGCTCGCCTCCCAGGAGCAGGAGCGTGCCGAACAGATCCTCGCCTCCGTGGACAACGCACTGGAATCCATGCTGGAGCAGGCGGTGAACCAGCGCGGTTACCTGCTGTTCCGCAGCGAGAGCACCTATAACGACGTCTTTGCAAATCGCGAACGCATGCTGAAGTCGATCGCCGAGGCCGAGACCCTCGCCGCAGGCGACGCAGGCCTGGTCGCGTCGCTCGGCGCAATGAAAAAGGCGGCAGACGTCTTCCATACCCAGCTGACCGAGCCGCAACTCGCCGCCCGCAAGAACACCGAGGCACCGATATCCGAAATCATCGAGATCGGCCGCAATGCCTCCAAGGGACAGCTCGATGCCTTCCGCGAGGCGGCGGCGAGCATCAAGCAGCAGGTCGTCGCGATGCTCGAGGCGAAGCGGGCCGAACAGGCCAGCGCCCACAGCGACATCCAGATGGCGCTGATCCTCGGCAGCGCGGTTGCCGGCGGCATGGCCGTCGCGCTGATCTGGCTGCTCGCCCGCTCGATTGTCACCCCGATCGTCGGCATGACCGCAGCGATGACGCGGCTCGCCGAGGGCGATCACGACATCGAAGTGCCGGCACTCGACCGCGGCGACGAAGTCGGCCAGATGGCGAAGGCCGTCGTCGTCTTCAAGGACGCCGCCGTCGAGAAGCTGCGCCTTTCCGGAGAGACCGAGGCGATGCGCCTGCGCTCTGAAGAGGAACGCCGCGCCGCGGAAGCGGAGAAGGCCCGCGAGACCGAAGAAATCGCCTTTGCGATGGACAAGCTTGCAGCCGGTCTGACGGCGCTTTCCGAGGGCAATGTTGCCTACCGAATCCGCAACGCGTTCGCGCCGCGGCTCGATCCGCTCCGCATCGACTTCAACAACTCGCTCGAAAAACTGCAGGGTGCGCTCCGCTCGGTCGGTGAGAACGCCGCGGCGATCAATGCGGGTGCAGCGGAAATCCGCGCTGCCGCCGACGACCTCGCCAAGCGCACCGAACAACAGGCCGCTTCGGTCGAGGAGACCGCAGCCGCCCTCGAACAGGTGACCACGACGGTGAAGGATACCGCCATGCGGGCCGAAAACGCTGGCGAACTCGTCGCCCGTACCCGCAGCGGGGCGGAACGTTCCGGTACCGTCGTCCGCAATGCGGTCGCCGCGATGAACGAGATCGAGAAGTCTTCCGGCGAAATCGGCAACATCATCGGCGTCATCGAGGACATCGCCTTCCAGACCAACCTGCTCGCCCTCAACGCCGGGGTCGAGGCCGCCCGCGCCGGTGATGCCGGCAAGGGCTTCGCCGTCGTCGCCCAGGAAGTGCGCGAGCTCGCCCAGCGCTCGGCCAATGCGGCGAAGGAGATCAAGTCGTTGATCTCCACCTCGAGCGCCCATGTCGGAACCGGCGTCGCGCTGGTCGGCGAGACCGGCTCGGAGCTGGAAAAGATCGTCGTCGCCGTCCAGGACATCAGCCAGCACGTCGCGGCGATCGTGACGGCGAGCCGCGAACAGGCGACCGGCCTGCAGGAGATCAACACCGCCGTCAACCTGATGGACCAGGGCACACAGCAGAATGCCGCCATGGTCGAGCAGCAGACCGCCGCCAGCCATTCGCTCGCGACGGAAGCCACCTCGCTGAACAGCCTTCTTGCGCAGTTCACGCTCGCCGAAACCGGCGAGCGTGAACTGCGCGCCGCCTCTCCCTCCGCCGCATCACGGTCGGCGGGTCGCCGTCCGGCGCCTCAGGCGGCAACGGAAGGCAGCGGCCCCGCCGCGTCCCCTGCCCGGGCGCTCGCGAACCGCGTCGCCGGCGCCTTCGGCGGCGGCTCGTCTTCGGCGGCCGTCAAGCAGGAATGGTCGGAGTTCTGA